ATCAGTCGTTGATCGACTCAGTTTGATTGACAGGACAGATGATCAGAGGTGCAGAGTTTTTACCACCATAATTAGGACTGGGACTGAAGTATGGGTGGAGTTTGTGAGTGAAGGAGCAGCCAGTAAAGGTGtagatcagagctgcagcacctACATCATAGAAGGAGACCAGACCCTCCTCATAATCCACAAACACCCCCACCTTCTCAGGACCAGGCTGAAGACAGAGGGGGACTGAAGGGTCAGCAAGAGCTTCGTactcattttcatttctcagccaCACAGTCCAGAAACCATCCTCAGGACTCAGTGGGATTTCTCCCTTCCTGTTGATTGACTCTGTGGCCACTCCTAATGCCCACTCAGTCTTTCCTTTAACCTGAACCTCAAAGTAAAACCTGCCTGAAGAGAAACTCTGCTCtcctaaaacacaaacacagtcagaaaATCTCTCAGGGTTgtctggaagtttcttcctcaCATCACCACAGTGCACTTGTTTTCCATCATCAGACAGAATGAGATTAGGATTTGCTGTATCAGGATCCAGAGTCACATCCACCTCATCCTGCTGGACCCTCTGCAGCTCAGCCtcaaacagcttcttcttcatgAGTTTCCTGAGTGTCTCCTCCAGCTGAGCCACAGCACTCCCCACAGTCCCCTCATATGATGGTGGACGGACTCTGACCTCTGTCCAGTCCTTGGTAGGTGGAGCAACATTCAGGGAGGAGAAgctttggaggaggtggaggtggtcttCAGAGCgtgagagctgctccacctCAGAGCTTCTCTCCATGAGCTCAGAGATTTCCTGTTCCAGATCTTTGATGAGACCTTCAGCCTGTTTCTCTGtagtttcctgtttgtcttcgaTCTCCTTCATGAGCTCCTTCAGGCGTCTCTCAACAGACTCCTTCAGAGCAGTGAAGACCTGAACACCTtgtgctttctgtctgtctgcagcatcTTTACTCATCTTCACCGACTCTGTGACCTCCTGAATCTTCAGTCGTCTCTTCTGGATCATCTGCTGAATCTCAGCCTCTGTCTTCCCCAGCTCTGCCTTCTTTCCTTCATATTCATCTCTCAGAGGAACAAACTCATGGTTCTTGTGGTCTAAAACAGAGCAGAGCATGCAGACACATGTCTGGTCGGTCTTACAGAACAGCTCCAGGAGTTTATCGTGCTTCCTACACATCCTGGCTTCCAGGTTCTCCACAGCATCAATCAGCTGGTGTCTTTTCAGACCTTTCATTGTCAGATGAGGCTCCAGGTGAGTCTGACAGTAGGAGGTCTGACACACCAGGCAGGACTTCAGGGCCTTCAGTCTGGTTCCAGTGCAGACGTCACAGGGAACTTCTCCTGGTTTGGCAGCTTGttgctctgagctgctgctgctggctttctgctgagctTCACGTCTGAACTGAGCAACCATCTCAGAGAACAACGTGTTGATCTTCAGCTGAGGTCTAGTGTAGAAAGTCTCTTTACACATGGGACACTGACACCTCTGATTCATGTCCCAGTGCTGACTGATGCAGGTTTGGCAGAAGTTGTGTCCACATGGTGTAGAGACTGGATCAGTGAACACATCCAGACAGATGGAGCACAGAAACTGATCTTCAGATCGCAGATTGCTGGAAGCAGACATGTCTGCACTctgagggagaaagaaaagaaacacatttgattcaaaattcactttaaatttcatttttaaaaagagagaaacaagcatcagtagtctaaggagcttggaaagaaaagtgtccgcacttctttaagtttcttgaagacgtcttgatgcattctcaatcatccaggtaagtaaatctccaaaagttgattctattcatctggacgtagcgttttgtgggagaaatgtttcgtcactcatccaagtgactcctccagtctcagctgactgcaggtttccccaatcttataaacagtacatttgcataatgactgaaaccagcccactgaaggaacaatgggctgggaggtcagttccttcatcttaattatgcaaatttgcATAatctatctcattatcatcttcatcattctgatcattctgtgatagggtgatgtaagcatgaattgaagcagttaccattttcGATACCATGTacttcaaacaaggtatgacacatgaagtgaaaagacacaataacagtattacaacaccaacaaaaacaagtcctttaatcagcagggacttccaagagccgcttaaaagccacgtaagccagtcttctgtgtttgcggcatagtctcgttgttgtgcatcccgaagttgtctgagtgttttcagagcatcagtcatgttcggtgagtgcacattatctggaatgtatgtacaacatgtgttgttaaaaaggacacatagtcctcctttctcggcgagaatcatgtccaatgctaccctgtgttgcattactgcaatgcacaGAGCGTCAATCTCCTGATCCCGTTCGTCGTtgaatttacatgaagcattcagaaccttatgtctttcagtccaaagtttaaattcctctgggacatcggaaccccatatggaatcatgctgcttgaggtctggggtgcttcgtcttttccttgttg
The sequence above is a segment of the Oreochromis aureus strain Israel breed Guangdong linkage group 3, ZZ_aureus, whole genome shotgun sequence genome. Coding sequences within it:
- the LOC120438114 gene encoding E3 ubiquitin-protein ligase TRIM21-like, which encodes MSASSNLRSEDQFLCSICLDVFTDPVSTPCGHNFCQTCISQHWDMNQRCQCPMCKETFYTRPQLKINTLFSEMVAQFRREAQQKASSSSSEQQAAKPGEVPCDVCTGTRLKALKSCLVCQTSYCQTHLEPHLTMKGLKRHQLIDAVENLEARMCRKHDKLLELFCKTDQTCVCMLCSVLDHKNHEFVPLRDEYEGKKAELGKTEAEIQQMIQKRRLKIQEVTESVKMSKDAADRQKAQGVQVFTALKESVERRLKELMKEIEDKQETTEKQAEGLIKDLEQEISELMERSSEVEQLSRSEDHLHLLQSFSSLNVAPPTKDWTEVRVRPPSYEGTVGSAVAQLEETLRKLMKKKLFEAELQRVQQDEVDVTLDPDTANPNLILSDDGKQVHCGDVRKKLPDNPERFSDCVCVLGEQSFSSGRFYFEVQVKGKTEWALGVATESINRKGEIPLSPEDGFWTVWLRNENEYEALADPSVPLCLQPGPEKVGVFVDYEEGLVSFYDVGAAALIYTFTGCSFTHKLHPYFSPSPNYGGKNSAPLIICPVNQTESIND